In one window of Vulpes vulpes isolate BD-2025 chromosome 1, VulVul3, whole genome shotgun sequence DNA:
- the ATF5 gene encoding cyclic AMP-dependent transcription factor ATF-5: MSLLATLGLELDKALLPASGLGWLVDYGKLPLAPAPLGPYEILGGALEGGLPGGGEPLAGDGFSDWMTERVDFTALLPLEPPLPQGAFPPPSPPPPDLEAMASLLKKELEQMEDFFLDAPLLPPSSPQPQPPPSAPPLPLPLPLPTFDLPQPPALDTLDLLAIYCHSEAGQGDSALASLPPPQQPPPPPPPPRPAPYPNPATTRGDRKQKKRDQNKSAALRYRQRKRAEGEALEGECQGLEARNRELRERAESVEREIQYVKDLLIEVYKARSQRTRNS; the protein is encoded by the exons ATGTCACTCCTGGCGaccctggggctggagctggacaAGGCCCTGCTCCCAGCTAGCGGGCTGGGCTGGCTCGTAGACTATGGGAAACtccccctggctcctgcccccctGGGCCCCTATGAAATCCTTGGGGGAGCCCTGGAGGGCGGGCTCCCAGGGGGAGGAGAGCCCCTGGCAG GTGACGGCTTCTCTGACTGGATGACTGAGCGGGTGGACTTTACAGCCCTCCTGCCCCTGGAGCCCCCCTTGCCCCAAGGTGCcttccccccaccttccccaccccctcctgacCTGGAAGCTATGGCCTCCCTCCTCAAGAAAGAGCTGGAACAAATGGAAGACTTCTTTCTTGATGCTCCACTTCTCCCACCATCCTCCCCCCAACCACAGCCACCACCATCAGCACCACCCCTCCCCCTTCCACTTCCTCTCCCCACCTTTgacctcccccagccccctgccctggATACCCTTGACTTACTGGCCATCTACTGCCACAGCGAGGCTGGGCAGGGCGACTCAGCGTTGGCATCCTTGCCCCCACCacagcagccccctcctcctcctccacctcctcgcCCAGCCCCCTACCCCAATCCTGCCACTACTCGAGGGGACCgcaagcaaaagaagagagacCAGAACAAGTCAGCAGCTCTGAGGTACCGCCAGAGGAAGCGGGCAGAGGGCGAGGCCCTGGAGGGCGagtgccaggggctggaggcacGCAACCGAGAGTTGAGGGAGAGGGCTGAGTCTGTGGAGCGTGAGATCCAGTATGTCAAGGATCTGCTCATCGAGGTGTATAAGGCTCGAAGCCAGAGGACCCGGAACAGCTAG
- the SIGLEC11 gene encoding sialic acid-binding Ig-like lectin 11: protein MLVLLLSLLWAWSLQEDPGYELHVQDSVTVQEGLCVRVPCTVSYPQVGRHSATPAYGSWFRIKGNPKGEVLMATNKPAKETKRKIKLPFHLSGDPGAGDCSLSITDARREHSGHYYFHLDRGPMRHSYRSNMLIVSVRELTQAPDIWVKEPLESGCPSHLTCSVLGACDGVLAPTISWTGTALKPSGLGLEAYNSSEILLIPRPQDHGTNLTCRVTFPKAGMSTQSTITLNVSYAPQNLGISISRENCTELKYPGNGSSLQVLEGESLFLLCAADSNPPVELSWFQGSPALNATPIYRSPILDLPQVGTAEEGDFTCRAQNSLGSQHVSLHLSVVYPPRPLSPSCSWEGEALQCTCSSHARPAPTLRWRLGEGLLERNHSNASLTVTSSAEGPWANSSLSLRGPLGSGLRLSCEAWNMHGKQSAAVLLLPGKPEHGGGFLLGAVGGAGVAGLLSLIFFIMKTCRKQAPEPTAGGKDAACMLGPLSWGYKHECPLGASIPLAHPPAAVGVPTLEEEEEEEEEELHYASFTFQGLRPWKPQDPEGTSVTEYSEIKIWK, encoded by the exons ATGCTGGTATTGCTGCTGTCTCTGCTGTGGGCCT ggtccctgcaggaggACCCAGGCTATGAGCTACACGTGCAGGACTCTGTGACGGTGCAGGAGGGCTTGTGTGTCCGCGTGCCCTGCACCGTCTCCTACCCCCAGGTTGGCAGGCACAGCGCTACACCTGCTTATGGCTCCTGGTTCCGAATAAAGGGTAATCCCAAAGGGGAAGTTCTCATGGCCACCAACAAACCagccaaagaaacaaagaggaagaTCAAACTTCCCTTCCACCTTTCTGGAGACCCTGGGGCTGGCGACTGCTCCCTGAGTATCACAGATGCCCGGAGGGAACACAGTGGACACTATTACTTTCATCTGGACAGAGGTCCCATGAGACACAGTTACAGGAGTAACATGCTCATTGTGAGTGTGAGAG agCTGACACAGGCTCCGGATATCTGGGTCAAGGAGCCCCTGGAGTCTGGCTGCCCCAGCCACCTGACATGCTCTGTGCTGGGGGCCTGTGATGGGGTGCTGGCCCCCACCATCTCCTGGACAGGGACTGCCCTCAAACCTTCGGGACTGGGCTTGGAGGCTTATAACTCCTCGGAGATCCTGCTCATCCCACGCCCGCAGGACCATGGCACCAATCTCACCTGTCGAGTGACCTTCCCTAAAGCTGGCATGAGCACTCAAAGCACCATTACGCTCAACGTCTCCT ATGCCCCACAGAACCTGGGCATCAGCATCTCCCGAGAAAATTGCACAG AACTGAAATACCCAGGGAATGGCTCATCTCTTCAGGTCCTGGAAGGGGAATCTCTGTTCCTGCTCTGTGCTGCTGACAGCAACCCCCCTGTGGAGCTGAGCTGGTTCCAGGGGTCCCCCGCCCTGAATGCCACCCCCATCTACAGAAGTCCCATCCTGGACCTGCCTCAAGTAGGGACTGCAGAGGAAGGAGACTTCACCTGCCGAGCTCAGAACTCGCTGGGCTCCCAGCACGTCTCCCTGCACCTCTCTGTGGTCT acCCCCCGCGGCCGCTCAGCCCCTCCTGTTCCTGGGAGGGCGAGGCACTGCAgtgcacctgctcctcccacgCGCGCCCGGCCCCCACCCTGCGCTggcggctgggggaggggctgctggagcGGAACCACAGCAATGCCTCCTTGACCGTCACCTCCAGCGCTGAGGGGCCCTGGGCCAACAGCTCCCTGAGCCTCCGTGGGCCGCTGGGCTCTGGCCTCAGACTCAGCTGCGAGGCCTGGAATATGCACGGGAAACAGAGCGCTGCTGTCCTGCTGCTGCCAG GGAAACCTGAACATGGGGGAGGATTCCTTCTGGGGGCTGTCGGGGGTGCTGGTGTTGCTGGCCTGCTCAGTCTCATCTTCTTCAT AATGAAGACCTGCAGGAAGCAGGCTCCTGAGCCTACAGCTGGTGGGAAGGATGCTGCCTGCATGTTGGGTCCCCTCTCCTGG GGTTATAAGCATGAGTGTCCATTAGGGGCATCCATACCCCTAGCCCACCCGCCTGCAGCTGTTGGTGTTCCCaccttggaggaggaggaggaggaggaggaggaggagctccaTTATGCCTCCTTCACCTTCCAGGGGCTGAGGCCCTGGAAGCCTCAGGACCCGGAGGGCACCAGCGTCACGGAGTATTCAGAGATTAAGATCTGGAAGTGA